TGATTTGGGCGGGCTGTCCGGCGACAAAGTGGGCAGCATCAACACCGCTACGGCGGGAACGTCCATTACCGGGCTGACAGGGAATCTGACGCTGACGGGAAGCAATTCCCTGCATGTGGGAGTGGAAAATACCATGTATGCCGCTGCCGGGGACCAGAGTAGTCTGATTCAGTTTAATGATACGGCTACGGGGACTGTTTCTTTCGGCGGAGATTCTTCCGATCTCACGCTGCACATGGATATTGATACGGATATCCTGATTGCCATGCGCGAACAGGAATCTGTCGGTATTCTGCTGACAGACGGGACGATTACCGGATTGCCGGACAGCGGCCTGGTGGCATGGCTCAACCGGCATCTTACGTTTAATGCTACGCTGGAAAGCCTGGGCTTTGGCATCCAGGGAGTGGATGGCGGCAGCATTATCATTTCCGGAAGAACGGATCAGATTTATATCGCTTCCGCAGACGGTTCCTCTGTAACGGAAATTCCGGCCCTGAATTCCTATGCACAGGTGATTGTGGACACGAATCTCACCCTGAATTTTGACGTACCCGCAGCCAATACGGAGAAGACTGTTATCCGGCATCTTTCCTCCGGCACCAGCAGCACGGGTAACCTGATGGTGAATGCCGCCGGAGACGGTTCCCTGGAAATCGAACTTGCGAACGATCTGAACGACTCTGTGTTCAACGGCAATCTTACCGTGAACGGTGACGGCACGGACCTGATCAAGACGGGAGAAAAGACCCTGGCGCTGAATGGCAATGTCAATACCCCCAATGCGGTTGTTGTTAAAGAAGGCACGCTGGAACTGAACGGAAGCGCCAACAATGTCGGCACGCTGACTCTGGCCTCCGCTTCTGCAGATGCAATGGCGCGCACCGTGATTGGAGGGACTGTCACAGCCACTCTGTCGGATGAAGATGAAGGCGGTTCCCTGGAAATTGCTGCGGGGGGAATACTCAGAACCGCTGGGGATTCCGTCCTGGATCAGGAGACTTCCATTTCCGGAGCGGGGAGTTTGAATATTCAGGAAGGTTCCTCCCTCTCCCTGACGGGGGAAGCCGGCCTGTCCGGAACTTCCGTGACGCTGAACGGAACGCTGAGCCTGTCCGGGACGGGGGAAAAATCTATCCAGTCCCTCTCCGGTTCCGGAATGCTGGCGTTGAACGGCGGCGCCCTGTCTGTCACTTCCGCTTCCGCCAGAAACGGTTCTTTCTCCGGTACGTTGGATGGTGAGGGGCGCATTGACGTATCCGGCAGCGTGACCCAGGTAATGCAGACGGGAAGCTCTACGTATGACCTGGGCGTTCATGGAGGGGGGACGCTGGTATTGAAAGGGACCTCTGCCGCTTCCTCGCTTGATTACCGGAATGTTGCAGTAGGTTCTGCCGGCGCCCTGCGTATTGAAGCCATTGGACATGAAGCCGGAGACTCCAATACCTCCTTAAACGTCGGCAGCATTGATTTCCAAAGCGGTTCTACGACGGAATTCGTTTATAATCTAAGCGCGGCGGATCCTTTCGGCTCCGCTATGCTGACGGCGGATTCCATCACCATCGGGAATGGGGCGGGGTTCTCGCTTGCCAATATGGAAGGCAACACGGGGCTGGGAACGTATGACAGCCTGGACGGCGTGGTTCTGATGACAGCGGACACGATTGACGGCATGGCGGAGGGAGAATCTATATCCGTGGGAACTTCCGGCCTGTTTGCCGTTTATTACAAGGATGCGGCCATGAGCCGGGAGGGCAATCATATTGTGCTGAATGCCACGGTGCAGCAGGACAATATTTTTACGCCTGCGGTGAACTCCCATAATTCCGGAGCAGGTTCCGACCTTCTGTGGGAGGCCAAGAATAATCTGGATGCCACTTCCCAGCTTGGGCAGGTGATGCATTCCATCAGCACCATGGTTACGGGAGATCATTCCGACCTGGCGGGAGCATCCAGGGCTTTGGCAGCGGTGGCGGGAAGCACAGTCAACGCGCTGGGTACGGCGCAGCGGGACGCCCTGCGCGACCAGATGGGCTGGATCCGCAACCGGACCACCCTCATGGGCGTCAACCCCGCCTACGTCAACGACGACCTCCCCCGCTTCCACATGTGGATGGAAGGCACGGGCTCCTACGCCCAGCTCGACACCCGGGGGGATGAAAGCGGCTACCGGCTCACCACCTGGGGAGGCACTGTGGGCATGGACGCGGACCTCAGCGACCGCGTCACCGTGGGAGCGGCCTTCACGGCCAGCTACGGAGACCTGACGGCCAGCGCGGCGGACAGCGCCGACGGCCACCTGGACAGCTACTACGCCAGTCTCTTCGGGCGCTACCAGAACAAACGCTGGGCGCACACGCTCATCCTGACGGGAGGATGGAACGACGCGAAACTCAACCGCACGGTCAACTACGGGGAAGGAAGCTACAGCACGCAGGGCAGCACCAGCGGGTGGGGCCTTGGAGCCATGTACGAACTCACCTACGACATCTACCTTGACGAAAACCGCAGCAGCGTGCTGCAGCCGCTCGTCAACGCCTCGGTGGTGACGACGCGGATGGACGGCTATGAAGAAACGGGCGCGGGCAACGCGGGCCTGAACGTCGGCCGGCAGGACTGGACGACGGGAACAGTGGCGCTGGGCGGCCGTTGGATGGGTCTGATAGGCAGCAACATCTTCGGACGTGAAGCGCTGGGGGAAATCCGGGTCAACGCGGCGCAGGACCTGGGAGACCGGAGGGGAGAAACAAACGTCTCCCTGTTGGGCAACCCCGGCTTCGCGCAAAGCGTGAGAGGGGCGAAAGCGGGAACGACGGCGCTGCAGCTCGGAGCGGGGCTGAGCGTGCCGGTGGGGACGAAAGGAACCGTCTTCGTCAACGGCAACGCGGACATCCGGGACGGGTCCAGCTCGGTGAACGGAAGCGTCGGCTACCGTTACGACTTCTAACAGGAAGAAACGGGAAAGGAGGCTCGCTGGAGCCTCCTTCCTCCGGGCCCTCCAGAGCCGTTCCGGAACAACTCCGGAACGGCTCTGTTGCCCAGGGAAAACCCGCCAGTGCCCCAAGAGGGGCAAAAATGAGGTAAAAACGCGCCAAATGTTCCCGGCCCCCTCTTCCGCTATTCGGAGCCGGAAAAAAACGGAACGCGAGTAACAGGGCCTTTTTTATGCGATTTCAGCGGTTTTCCATTCCAATACCACTTCCACCCGCAATTCATCTCCGTGCATGAGCTGGTGGGAAGTGAGGGAGTCACGGAAGAACAGCAGGGATTTCATGGAATCTCCCGCATGGGTTTCTTTTCTGAAATGCAGGTGAATTCCCGTCAGCTGATGGTTCTCTAGCCAGGAGTCCGGCAGGGAGTCCAGGGCCCAGGACAGGTAGGCGGCATTGTTGATGTGGCGGTTGAAATCCGTATCGCGGCGTTCCGCCGTCCATTCCCTGATAACTGGCAGAAGTCCCGAAATATCCATGGATACCGGAGTTACCGTTTCGTTGCATGGGGTATCCGGGAAAGAGCTGATGTGCCTGTTTAATGGCACCGGACGCCTGCGGCGTATATCAATGACAGCCCACAGGCAGCTTGCCGCAACAATGCAGTTGCCCTGGGCATCCCTGATTTCCATGTTGCGGCGCGCCAGCAGAGGCGTTTCCTGGGCCGTCCAGGTGCGGAGTTCCACCGTTTCCTTCCACCGGGGAAGGCGGCTGACGGCCGCATCCAGGCGCACTTCCACCCAGGCCAGGCTGCGGGACGTTACAAAATCATAGCCGAACCCCAGGCAGGAGGCATGGGTTTCCGCTATTTCCTGAAACCAAAGCAGAACCGTTTCCGGTTTCATCAGGCCATCCGCTCCGCTTTCGTAAGTGCGGACGGTTGCCTGAACGGAATAGATTTCCTTGGCGCTGGCATGTTCCATAACATCTTATGTTAGTAAAACCATTTTTTCAAAGCCAGTCAAAAACGGGTAATATCCGGCTGTTGGGTATGCCGCACCTCCGGTATGTGTATGGCTTCCCGTAATTTCCGGGCAGCCCGCCAGGGGGGCGGCATGCAATGGAAATTTTTCCAGCATCCGCTGAGGTTGACGGTATTCCCAAATTTCTAGAGGATGCTCCGGAAATAGGCGATAGTTTTTTCCAACCCTTTTTCCAGTGAAATATGAGGCTTCCACCCCAGTTTTTCTTCCGCAAGCCGAATATCCGGCTTGCGCTGGGTCGGGTCGTCCAGGGGCAGAGGACGGAAGACTGTTTTGGAAGAAGAACCTGTCATTTCAATGACTTTTTCCGCCAGTTCCAGCATGGTGAATTCCCCTGGATTACCCAGGTTGACAGGGCCGGAAAAACCTTCCGTATCCATCATG
This region of Akkermansia muciniphila genomic DNA includes:
- a CDS encoding autotransporter domain-containing protein, with the protein product MKLHLPLSLLSSLLACIAAVSSPRAAAETYTWLGGTVDVHLNTNWTPDYGSGNWSATWAGTATNSMRFDAGSMTGQLKALQASFNTLSLGGITVTDNSDGFSVSKSNGSNRTINLRDGGEGYTLFDIGGDFSLGVANQVWNGVVFNSGALFKIAAGKTMNIYGGLGTAGTGAKTMTVGADGFSGILVLNTAAQSSMTADWVISHGATVQLNNAAALGSGSVSLNGGNVTAQHNAVYNNALTVSGSSGMTVNAATQFANVSLSNASALNMNGGTLGIANAGVLTLGSSGTITGNLTLGNASLLNFSALPASGAYLLNVTGTLTVNSELLLGQGTMEGVAWAEGSYSLIHAGSVTGVPASSFVLGDNLLGSWSTENNNLTLVVEQVALLEWKGGDGIWSVTAPASSPWKNDGVYHNGSGVVMGDIDGNSLQTVTIDGVVSPTIMMVQADTTDYVWNAAEVGGALEGSGNLEKTGNAKLTINMDNAGYAGKVILEGGTLEMGNDAALGTGDLAFDGGTLRYGTGVTADISGQISSMSKSSVKVDTNGNNVSWASADRYKTLNLEKSGDGVLALGGAVYTGALTVDEGGVSIASGSVQTKFSAGVTVNAGGTLAISSAINGISAGDNANIVINGMSGAGRIELDNQAARSRFYISGDNSSFTGELVAAGLNNNPGNSNDARDLQFATAASMGRGTVTLNGRGFWLGTVNTADTAVMATINILEKGSYLNGGSGNSYYFGGAFTGSGSMTTALGNAFAYLTGDMTGFLGAFSHTGDSLFTWVFGNNTDAVLNDGKLFGDGVVLKADGGTSLFKFSYTNDIILMNATVGAAGALNARVEQAGAGTLVLTQDNSATGTLAITGGTVQLGNGEASGSWAGQITGAGALVVDRAAGSAALELNSTNNYQGGTTLNGGTVKALGAGSLGAGDVSVNGGAILDMNGQEIANNVTITKGGLQHAVSYVTPGGVTVNAEADSGDIDLGGLSGDKVGSINTATAGTSITGLTGNLTLTGSNSLHVGVENTMYAAAGDQSSLIQFNDTATGTVSFGGDSSDLTLHMDIDTDILIAMREQESVGILLTDGTITGLPDSGLVAWLNRHLTFNATLESLGFGIQGVDGGSIIISGRTDQIYIASADGSSVTEIPALNSYAQVIVDTNLTLNFDVPAANTEKTVIRHLSSGTSSTGNLMVNAAGDGSLEIELANDLNDSVFNGNLTVNGDGTDLIKTGEKTLALNGNVNTPNAVVVKEGTLELNGSANNVGTLTLASASADAMARTVIGGTVTATLSDEDEGGSLEIAAGGILRTAGDSVLDQETSISGAGSLNIQEGSSLSLTGEAGLSGTSVTLNGTLSLSGTGEKSIQSLSGSGMLALNGGALSVTSASARNGSFSGTLDGEGRIDVSGSVTQVMQTGSSTYDLGVHGGGTLVLKGTSAASSLDYRNVAVGSAGALRIEAIGHEAGDSNTSLNVGSIDFQSGSTTEFVYNLSAADPFGSAMLTADSITIGNGAGFSLANMEGNTGLGTYDSLDGVVLMTADTIDGMAEGESISVGTSGLFAVYYKDAAMSREGNHIVLNATVQQDNIFTPAVNSHNSGAGSDLLWEAKNNLDATSQLGQVMHSISTMVTGDHSDLAGASRALAAVAGSTVNALGTAQRDALRDQMGWIRNRTTLMGVNPAYVNDDLPRFHMWMEGTGSYAQLDTRGDESGYRLTTWGGTVGMDADLSDRVTVGAAFTASYGDLTASAADSADGHLDSYYASLFGRYQNKRWAHTLILTGGWNDAKLNRTVNYGEGSYSTQGSTSGWGLGAMYELTYDIYLDENRSSVLQPLVNASVVTTRMDGYEETGAGNAGLNVGRQDWTTGTVALGGRWMGLIGSNIFGREALGEIRVNAAQDLGDRRGETNVSLLGNPGFAQSVRGAKAGTTALQLGAGLSVPVGTKGTVFVNGNADIRDGSSSVNGSVGYRYDF
- a CDS encoding acyl-[acyl-carrier-protein] thioesterase translates to MEHASAKEIYSVQATVRTYESGADGLMKPETVLLWFQEIAETHASCLGFGYDFVTSRSLAWVEVRLDAAVSRLPRWKETVELRTWTAQETPLLARRNMEIRDAQGNCIVAASCLWAVIDIRRRRPVPLNRHISSFPDTPCNETVTPVSMDISGLLPVIREWTAERRDTDFNRHINNAAYLSWALDSLPDSWLENHQLTGIHLHFRKETHAGDSMKSLLFFRDSLTSHQLMHGDELRVEVVLEWKTAEIA